A segment of the Corylus avellana chromosome ca2, CavTom2PMs-1.0 genome:
TGAGTGGTTGACGACAAATGGGATATCAAAGAATCTTATCCTTGGTGGATCTTTTTTTAAGCTATGTCATTGCCATGGCAAACACGAAATTTTGACATTTGTGCACTTCACAAGTTCTATTCACATTATTTTCGAACATCTATATCAGTGGTATCACCATCTTCACAATCACACCCATTTTTAACACTTACagcttttaattaataaatgaggctgaaaaatagcattactcttttgtTTGCTCTAGAATTCAAATCCACCTGGGTTTTGACTAAGCAAATGATTTTCTATCGTTTCCCATGCTCTGTGTCattgaagggttttttttttttttttttttacagttgCTAAAAGCATTTTATCCAACAGAGGAAGCAGATCGATCACGTGTTCCCTTGATCTTGGGGCATCAGACGAATCATGGCaagttaaatttatatattgacATGCTTATTACAGCCTTATTCCACAAAAAAACTACCTAGGATATAGCTCACTAATTGAAACCTCATAATTAGTCATTCCTCCGCAATTGATGTCCGGTTGCAGTGATGTGGCTGACTGAACATTGGTCTGCATAAAGCTTGCAGGTTGTGTAGGTACAGGCAAAGCGATAGAATCGGTATTAAGCATGAGAGGAATTAAAGCTATGTCTAGTCTGTCAGCTACATTTTGTTGAACACATAGTAGACTGATGTGAATACATTTCATCATTTCAGCTTTTGAACTGCCCTTCATTAGCATGGGATCTATGAGATTCGAAGATGTCCCCTCCCTCCAATTTCTCCATGCCTGCATAAATATATCAATGCACCACATAAATGTTAAGCAAAAGGCtgtataattaattttcaacttttttttttagtaaaagtaaGAGATTTACCAATTGATATACTTACATAGTTGAGAAGGCACTCCATATTTTGTGTATCAAAGAAATTAGTAATTTTCTTACCACTTAGGACACCAAAGTTAAAGACATCTGACTTTGTTGAGAATTGTCCAAACATTGCATATTCTGGAGTCATATTTTCACTGCATATCAATACCAATACTCTTTGCTTTAGTTTGAATGGTAACAGATCGAGTTGCTAAAAACTatgttaaaattatttaatttcactcTTTTTATGACTATCTTGGTGTGTTAATACAATGAAATTTGAACAATTACACAAGCATTCATggttgtagacttgtagtcaTTAGCTCTAACTTGTTTCCATACTTACTAGGTGCCCATAATTCTATTTGTACTCCCTTCCATTTGATCCAATACGAATAATCTTGCCATGCCaagatctgaaatttcagaattCATTACTGTATCTAATAGAATGTTGCCAGTTTTAAGATCACGATGAATAATCCGAAGTCGAGAATCCTCGTGAAGGTACAAAAGCCCTCTTGCAATGCCATCTATGATTTTATACCGCCTTCCCCAGTCTAATTCAGCACGCTTCATGGGATCTGTAATATTTATGAGCATATTTTTCagtcaaatatttaaaatttactctttattggtACCCAAATGaaagtattttgatcataatgtacaaatagaaatttattGGTACCAAATATATAGTGATCAAGGCTTGTGTTAGGCATAAACTCATAGATAAGAAgtctttcatttccttccaagCAAAATCCAAGGAGCCTAACTAAATTTTGGTATTGGAGCTTGGCTACTAGTAGGACCTTATTCTTAAATTCTACATCTCCTTGTCCAGAGTTTGTTGATAGTATTTTCATAGTTATCTCTTGTTCGTTTAAAAGCCTACCCtgaatatatgaaaataagcaataaataaaacaattcaaGTCAACTTCAAAGAGTTAAATATATTGGTTTGATACGTTTTGAAAAACAATTGATGATCCATTTTTTATCATGATGTTTTCTTACCCTGTAAACTACTCCAAATCCACCTTTCCCAACCTTATTGGCGTCAGAAAAGTTGTCTGTGGCAGCTCTAATAGTGCGGAAATGAAATTGCAAGGAATCAACACTTGTTATTTCATCCGCTGCTTAAGAGAAGAGGAACAAGTTAACACATATTCAAATGATTAAAGGGAATTGTTTAAGAAACAGTAACATACTGAAGCAGAGGTGCTTGAAATGGGTTAGTGCTTACGTATAGACAAGGCCAGGGCTAATCATAATATATACCAGCTGAGGGTTAATCTTTATTACaattgatccaaaaaaaaaaaaagtttactaCCGAAGGTAATTCTCGTAATGCTTAACAAAATCAGAGA
Coding sequences within it:
- the LOC132170042 gene encoding cysteine-rich receptor-like protein kinase 26, translated to MTPEYAMFGQFSTKSDVFNFGVLSGKKITNFFDTQNMECLLNYAWRNWREGTSSNLIDPMLMKGSSKAEMMKCIHISLLCVQQNVADRLDIALIPLMLNTDSIALPVPTQPASFMQTNVQSATSLQPDINCGGMTNYEVSISELYPR